The Ancylothrix sp. D3o sequence GATTAAAAGCCTCCATAAATTACATCAAAACTTAAATCCAACTAAAAAAAGCCAAATTAACTTTCTGGAACCAAAGACCCCGCCCCTCTCCCCAACCACCGGCACCAGAATCTTTTTTGATCAAATTTCGTCCTTAAAATCAGACCAACCCTCAACCCCCTCCAGATGTCCGCCCCCCGGAGTTCGTGCTAACACAGAAGAGGGTAGCGAGTCGCCTGAGAGTGCATCAGAATTTGGTATTCCTTGATAAACAAAGCCTTAGAGGATTTTGCTCATGTCACAAAAAACACTTAGACAAATCGCCTTATCCTTGGGAGTTAGTCTCCTATTTGCAGCCCCCGCAGTAGCCCAACTCACACCCAATAACCCCAACCGCTCAAATATAAGAATTCCGCCCAACGAAGACCCCCAAGCAAGCGACGAGTCTACGCAAAGAGCAGAGGGTCAAAAATTCGCTTGTGAGATGGTTAACGGACAATACACTGTAATGTATTATCCCGATAGCCAAAGTAATCAAGGTAATGCCTGGGCTACACCTAGTGCTTTAGGCGGTGGTTGGACACCCGAACGCCGGTGTAACGAAATCAGCCGCCGTCTGGAAAGCTACCGGCCCGATGGTTTAGAAGAACTCAGCACCAGCAAAGTCAATAACTACGACATTGTGTGTGTCACCACTCAAGCAAACTCTGCTTGTCGGATTGTCTTTACTGTGCCACCGGGTCAAGATCCTAAAATCACCCGTGATCGCGTCTTTGAAAATTTAACCGTTGCGGATAGCGGTCAACAAACCGATGCCGTCAATACGTTTATAGATGGCGGCGCAAACAATCAAATTTTGCGAGATATTTTAGGCGTTGACCCCGCCTCCACAATGGGAGGAAGACCGGCCCGAAACCGCTCACAATACTCACCAAATAGCATCAATTTACGTCCCTTCCTGTCCCCTGCTGATGGTGGTACAGGCAGCCGGTTGAGATATTGACACTCCCCTGCCTAAAGGCGCGGGGATTCTTCACTCAAAGACTCAACTTGCCCTGACAGGACTGCTCCAATCAAAGTAGAGGTTAAATCTCCTGAAGCGTTCGGGTCTAAAACCCAAGTTCCGGTATGCCCTACCGTACTCAAGGCTAATTTCAGAATATTGATAGCTGCATTCCAATCTCTATCTAAAACGAATCCACATTCACAGACATGGGTTCTCACGGATAGAGATTTCTTGACGACGGCACCACAGCTAGAGCATTCCTGAGAAGTATAAGCAGGATTCACTGCTACAGTGATTTTGCCAAACTTCCTTCCGAAATACTCCAACCATTTTCTGAACTGATACCAACCCGCATCATTAATCGACTTAGCGAGACAGTGATTCTTGACCAGATTCTTAATCCTCAAGTCTTCATAGGCGACCAAATCGTTAGATTGGACTACGCAACGCGCCAGTCTCTTAGCGTGTTCTTCACGTTGCCTACTTATTTTGAGGTGTACTCGTCCTAGTCGATTAATGGCTTTCTTGCGATTGGCAGAGCCTTTCTTTTTGCGGGAAACACGGCGTTGACGGAATTTCATCCGTTTCTCGCCAATTCGATAAAACCAAGGTGATGGTTCACTATGTCCATTACTATCGGTGTAGAACTCTTTAAGTCCTACATCTAATCCAATAGTTTTGCCTGTGGGTTGTGTTTCAACTTTAGTGTCTGCACTAATTAGGAATTGGACATAATACCCGTCAGCACGACGGATTAACCTGACTCGTTTTATCTGGTCTAACTGGTAGAAGTTTAAATCCCACGTTCCCTTGAGTTTGAGTTTACCAATTTCTTTTTTGTCGGTAAAAGTTATCTGTTTTCTTGTCTCAGAAAGTTTCCATCCGCTCGTCTTGTACTCGACTGAACGGTAATTCTTTTTGAATTTTGGATACCCTTTCTTTCCCGCCATAGCTTTCTTGCAGTTGTCGTAAAACCGAGCAATAGCAGAGTAGGCTCTCTCAACAGATGTTTGGCAAGCATGAGAGTTCAAGTCTTTCACAAAGGCATATTCAGCCCTTAACGCCGTGTTGTAGCGATACAGTTCTTTCTGTCCCACCCCTCGGTTATCCATCCAATACCGGATACACTTGTTGCGGACAAATTGAGCGGTTTGAATCGCTTCATCAATGGCTGTATATTGAGTTGCTTTCCCTTGTGCCTTGAACTCTAAAACTATCATTTGACGTGGAAAACTTCTACGCCAAATATTCTAGCATCCTATAGCCGTCCTGGAAGGACGGGGCTTGTATCCCATTTCTCATGGTCAATTGTCATTGGTCAATTGTCATTGGTCATTGGTCATTGGTCAAAAGTAGGGGCGGTTATGGCGTTCGCTAGTACCGAGGTTTAAGCATCCCAGAGAAAACCTCAATAAACCGGCCTCTACTTTTGCCTTTTCACAAATGACAAATGACAATTGACCTTTACCAAGTACCCGCCGGCTTATTTTGGTTTTGCTGTTCTAACCAA is a genomic window containing:
- a CDS encoding COP23 domain-containing protein, whose protein sequence is MSQKTLRQIALSLGVSLLFAAPAVAQLTPNNPNRSNIRIPPNEDPQASDESTQRAEGQKFACEMVNGQYTVMYYPDSQSNQGNAWATPSALGGGWTPERRCNEISRRLESYRPDGLEELSTSKVNNYDIVCVTTQANSACRIVFTVPPGQDPKITRDRVFENLTVADSGQQTDAVNTFIDGGANNQILRDILGVDPASTMGGRPARNRSQYSPNSINLRPFLSPADGGTGSRLRY
- a CDS encoding transposase, with the translated sequence MIVLEFKAQGKATQYTAIDEAIQTAQFVRNKCIRYWMDNRGVGQKELYRYNTALRAEYAFVKDLNSHACQTSVERAYSAIARFYDNCKKAMAGKKGYPKFKKNYRSVEYKTSGWKLSETRKQITFTDKKEIGKLKLKGTWDLNFYQLDQIKRVRLIRRADGYYVQFLISADTKVETQPTGKTIGLDVGLKEFYTDSNGHSEPSPWFYRIGEKRMKFRQRRVSRKKKGSANRKKAINRLGRVHLKISRQREEHAKRLARCVVQSNDLVAYEDLRIKNLVKNHCLAKSINDAGWYQFRKWLEYFGRKFGKITVAVNPAYTSQECSSCGAVVKKSLSVRTHVCECGFVLDRDWNAAINILKLALSTVGHTGTWVLDPNASGDLTSTLIGAVLSGQVESLSEESPRL